CTTCAGCTTGCGGTTCTCCTCCTCGAGGATGCGGCGGTGGAGCATCTCCTCCACGCCCATGCCAGCATAGACCTTCTTCCACCGGTAGAAGGTCTGCTCACTGATTCCCATCTTGCGGCAGACCTCGGGCACCGGTGTC
This region of Chloroflexota bacterium genomic DNA includes:
- a CDS encoding transposase — translated: MKRSRYSPEQVAFALRQAEGGTPVPEVCRKMGISEQTFYRWKKVYAGMGVEEMLHRRILEEENRKLKQLLADLSLDKQMLQDVLRKNR